The sequence CTGTATAAGTTTTTGGATTGGATCTGGGTTAATGTAGACTCTAGCTCGTGGTCTTTacttgatttcattgattggttgtgGTGTAAGAAAAGTGGTGGTTTTTGGTggtttccttctcttttttggCCTTTTAGCCTTGTAGCCTTGCGTACATCATGTGTAATTTCAGGTGTACTTTTGGCtttcttaatacaattgcttttacttatatatataaaaaaaaagatacaatAAAAAAAGACACATTAACCTCCATAGAAATCTAACCCCCTTCCTCCTACTAAAACCCTTTGATAGATAATCAACATACTAGTAATATCCTCAAAGGCCTCTACCACAACTCATAAGCAAGGGGTCAATGAAAAAAAGTCCATGATGTCCATAAATGCATAGACATCTATGAGGTCTAAAGGCTTTGTAAGGCTTTCAAATTTAAAGGATGTCATAGGTATTGGTCTTCTTCTTTGCTAGTGGCCAAAGAAGGCctccattttccaaataatttttctcGAGGGTATTGGTCATGTCAACACTCATGATGAGGAATTAAAAGGAATATTTACAAGAGTGGAAAACAAAAACCTTCTATTCTCATCAAGATTTAGATAGATAGAGTTCAAATTCTCAAGTCCTATAGCAGGAATAGCACAAGGGACCTCCAAGTGCTGAACCTGAAATTACTGAGACCTAAGAGACCTACTTATTTATAAGGAGAACAAAGTACATGATCTAAGGGGCAGTATAATCTTATCTGCTGGACCATGATTGCCACCCGCTACAAGTTGCTATAGAAGCATGTGAGCTTAATGAGATGttataaaaaaccaaagaacaaaaattttaaatgaaaaaacaacaTACGCTAGCTTATGCAACAAACTTACAGCTGGGTTGTAGGCACTCATCCAATAATGCTGCAAGTATCATTGAATCTAATCCACCAGAAAAAAGAATGGCCACAGGAACTAGTTCTTCTTGTTGAAGGTCACATGTAACTGCCTAAAtataaaatccaaataattttatcaatacAACTCCTTATcactaaaaggaaaagaaaatttctaacTTCTAAAATTAATCTTATTCAAGCATAAACATAAGGAAATTGTTCTAACTAAAAATGCACATGTGTATGTCCCATTAAACATGAACCAGTCCATTGTGTCTTATAGATGATCTGAAATGAATGTATTCTGTTCTTTCCATAAGGGGGACTATGTTAATAAAAAAGATGGGCAAAATGTGATGTATACAGTTCACAAGTACAAATACTATACACAAATCAAGAGATTTGACCTGATATTCTCCTAGCTCCAAGAACTCGACAAAAAATCCAGACACTAATACCGGAAAACAGATATACAAAAGTATGGATTGAATAACCCTGTGCTTTATTATATCCAGATGCAatccattattttaaaacatactCCCATCCACAAAATTATAACACATCACTACACCACATCTTGGAATGGCAGAAGACACACGTATAAGGCCCAAATCCTAGGTCCATATTTCCTAAGACAacgaaagaaaatgaaggatgtCTCCTTAAATCACTTCACATCTATACTGTGATCAAACTAAAAATTATCCATGCTACTGAATATGcacatttttaaattgtttatcaACATACAGCCACCACAAcaatttcaattcaaaataacCAAACTTCAGACCGGAAAAATTGCACTTTGTGTAGTGCGTCTCATCATAGATTCTCTCAAAGCAATAAGCACCGTCTGTGCTGGCACCGGAACTGATGTTTGCATCGCCCCTACATCATTCAAGAGAAAAACCACTATCAGGGACCTTATTTGATGCACAAGGCATCCAAATCTACAACTAAAACTAGCAATGCATCTTCTTaagataaattgaaatttgaccAGATTATTAAGCAAAGAAACAGAAACACTGCACATGTCTTTATCTGCACCATGGTCAGATAATTACCTAATCCCGAAGGCTTTCTTTCCAAACAAATTGAATGCACATCAGGCTGTTTGCTGGGAATCATAAAATGTAACTCCGCTGGTTTGGGTTCAACATATGTTCTCTCCCACTTAACTAGTTCCTTTAGAATGGGATTTGTCCATTCATGTTTTTTTACTTCACCGAGCAGACATTTATCTGCTTTTGACGAACCAATGGATACACTGTACACCCCACATGAAAGCTCGTCCCAGAAATTGATGCTTGTAATTCCGTTTTCAACTTCAAAATCTGCAGCCAATTAACATCACTTGATAAAAACAGGCCAGAGTTCTATACAATCAGCAGGTACAAATTCAAAAACTGATAGAAAAAGTGGAATAAAGAAGCACCAATATTTGGAAGGGCCAAACTGGACAACTAGAGATGTTTAGCCTACAATAGCAGAAGTACAAAACTGGCtcaaatttaaacaagtatgCAAAAGCACAAAAAATGCTAGAAGATTAAGAAGAACAATATACATCAGTAAGTGATGAAAACATTCTTCAGAGGACATTGTTACTTGTCAGCCAATATAGCCAGAGTTGACAGCAATATGAGACCATTTTTATATCAGGAGGGAGATGAGTTCTAGAATTTTGCGCCTTgcagttgaaaaaaaaaaatcattaaaagaaggaaaacccTCGTGGAAGGATGACTGGTACTGGGCTTGTTGCTGTTCCAGCCAGAAGACAATTTAGTGGACCGcttaaaaaatatccaaaatgagTATGAAGAATTTCACCAgccaaaggaaaagaaagttaACCCAGTGCCAAACAGCATTGCAAAATCTCCCCCAACAATTATGATTAGTAACAGGTCccatgaaaagtgaaaacactTGCAAGGAAAATTTTATGACAAAAGCGGAACACATGTTAGCGGAGTACGCTTTTTTCACTAAAAATCAACAATGAATTGGCTAGGGAGCAAATGTCATTAAGGCTAATTCACTAAAGTCAATAACTGATGATGATATGGGAAAACATTAGTGGCAAGAAGAATAAGTTTGAATCCAACTACATGTTCATTTTCTATagaaaaatccatttcaaattCGCTCTTCATcaatgatattttaataatgttttcaaCAAAAGGACAAAATAAGAAAAGCTCTTGTCAGCACTATATACCAGAACTCTGCTCAACAGAAGAAATTGGTGATACAGATGATAGCAAAAACCGGCAATCCTCCAAATTCGGCCAGTGCACAAGGAGGCTCCGCCTTCCGAATGCATCTCTACCAAACCACATGGTTCTTGAACTATCCTATAAGTGATAAATACAGTAAAACCTCAGGAAAATGATGCAAAAAAATGTCCATGCTGTATCATTTGAAATCATTACAACTAGAAACTTACCACTTGAAGTTACCTGCCAATAGATTATAGCCCATGGCCCCTTAATGGTTGAAAGAAGTTCAGGAATGGAACTTTTTCCTAATCCACTGTAATTGCACGCTGTAGTGTGTCCATGAGAACCACAAGTGCAGCACTTTCCTAGAGATTGCAAAAGAATTTCAGCATCATTGCTGTCACTGCCAACATGAATTCCTCCAAATATTTCACCttcaaaatacaaaaacaaatgaGACATCAAATTGGTTGTATTCAGTGAAAGAGACTAAATAATGAAATGTATAGTACCaggagaaagaataaaattagaaaaactgCAGGGATGATCGCAATCAGAATGACTGGCTTATTCTCATGTCACCATGCAATTAACAAAACACAAAAGCATCATGTAATTGAGTCATAAGTCTTATGCATTGTCCTGGTCTTCTAGATGTGTAGCATGGATTCTTATAATGACACAAAACCCCACAATAGACAAACACGGAAGAGGTGCCGGGATCCTGagcatatgtgtgtgtgtgtgagagagagagagagagatgtgtaATGATAATGGATGAATGAACAGCTGAAAACTAAAGGTTATGCTTGGTTCCCAAAAAGtactcagaaaaaaaaatgtgagaaaattattttctcatgatATGATATGTTGcattatagaaaatatgaaagataatcaaatataattaaaattagttagaaacttatgtattttcaaactattaaatctttatatagaagggTGAGAATAAGTGATATAAGTTTGATGTAgcgtataaaaataatttattgattttaaatcaatttttaattattatctggaaccaaaaaaaaccaaaatgatCATGTTATGCTTATCTGTTTTGCTATGAATTTGTGCTCACCCTCCCGATAGACAGCCTATTCTTTTGTGAATATATCAACAAAAGAACCAaaccaacaaaaacaaaagccaTGGAAATACAGCCCACGCAATCATCAAATCGTTTCCTACCATTATAAACAAGAATATTGCCAGATTCATCTACCAAGGGCTGGGTAATAGGATTCACCCCCCTGAGCTGCAAAGTGGCGCCAATGAAGTGCAATTCTCCTTTCGCAAAGAACGTGCGATCGCATTTATCGCCACAATATCGCAATTCCACACACTCTTCCCCCGAAACAGTGGGATGAAGAAAAATCTTCTTGCATCCCAGACTATCCGGACCCCTCCTCCCAAGAGCCGCCTTAAGATCATCCACTGAAAACGCCGACTAGAGGTGCATCAAAACAGTCAGTAGAATTGAATTCAAGTTCCTAAACAAACTAAGTCGTCTCTTTTGCTACTTTTCAACtgaataacaaaaatgattgaTGAAGAAAGCAAGGATTGAGAAGTAAAATGCGGAGTTTGAGACTTACCGTAACCGGAAACTAACTAAATCATCTTTTTTGCTACTTTTCAACTGAATAACAAAAATGAAGGACATAGAAAGCAAGGATTAAGAAGTAAAACGCGGAGTTTGAGACTTACCGAGACCGGAGAGGTGGAATGGGAAATTGGAGATGATGAACCGATGCGAACGCCGGAGATGATCACACCGATTCCGCACATCTCTCCCCTTGTGCGTTAGGGGTTTCTTAGGGTTTTGACATTGGAATTAGGCTCTGGTTCGGTTCTTGGCCTGGGGCCCGcctttttcatgaaaaaaattgaaagtgcGAAAATGAAACCGTCCCTCTAAAACagataaaacaatttaatagttggattatttttttatttaaataaaaatgaattgtaATATAAACTTAGTCCACCGACAACCGATCCTATAAAACACACCAACTTTAcaatgatcaattttttttgaagtgttcattttcatttttttttcaactttacgattttatatttaaaatttcttatttttaatatgcttaatgtaaaaaaattatttctaaatcttattttattattatcaaaatcaatattaatcgtattttaatatcataatttctATGAAACTAATatggatatattatttttttatttttttaagttttattttattggggtttaatgacaatatttttatcagttaaattatttaaactaatattgtattatatttttcttcatttagctttttttttttaatagtgtaTAAAAAGGATACAAGTAATAACGTAATAGGTTTGTATTTGTTTCAACATTCTTATTTATTGCCTTaccatttattattttacttcttttattttacaacacttttatatatttaggaagagaaaattatttttaaaaataatttctaaacatgttctcattttttcaagtgaaataaaaaaaaattaattaggaaatTTTATTTGTCATGTAGAGAAGTACAAGATACATTTATtgagattaaattttaaaaattattttttatgtttgaatttcaaataaaaccTTTGTgcttttagattttgttttcaaaagaaataaataaaaatagaaaggattgattaggaatttttatttattatgtagaTAAGCACagatcaaattttaaaactatctttatctttaaattcctaattaaattttgattttgaaaatattttttaaaactataattcaTAATCAAAGAGGGCATAAAAACATGGCAGCATACAGTTGGTCAAAAGTCACGTGGCAATTCCCCATTGGACCTAAGTTTTCCGCCACCGATTATATGACAGCGATATTACTAAGGGGCTTCAGTACAAAGCAAATCTCACAATCCACCCCACTCTTCAACAGAGCGAGTGGAGGCACGCTGTAATGAGAAAAACGTGCAGGAATCCCCACGACATCCCACGCCACGCCAGCACAGGCCCCACCACGAAGGCCCACCAATCATAGCCGTCAATAATTCGCATGGCCCCACCCAACCCATCACAGCCGTCCATCCCCGGGCCCACCCTAATCACGACGTAGCTTTCAGAGGTGGACCCCGCACCCACAGAATCGTACGTTTGAACAGTCGGCAAATTACAAAAATTCCCTCCAACCTAGTGGAGGACTAGTCTCCTAGCAAAACTCTCTCATTGTTCCTTCATGCACCAACCACTCTCTCCATCGTTGCTCCTCTCTTCTCTCTGAACTGTACGCACTGTACGGCTTCGCCATTCCTCTCTCCCATTCGCTCCCGAGGTATCTGTccctttcttgttttattttttctttatttaccgATTTTGATTGTGATTTTATGAATGTATTCCCGTATTCCCCTGTTTGATCAATGTGCGAATCGTATCGCCGCCACCGACGCCGTGTTCGATTCATCCGGTTCGATGAtcggaactctctttttgttttgacGTGTTGTTCGTTTTTCTGGtgattgatttggttttgagatTAGTTATGGTTAGATCtagggtttgtttttttttttgtttttttttttttaaacttttggtTCTGTTTGTCTGGATGGAAAATAGTTCCTAGGAGAATGTACAGGGAATTTTGTGTTGTTGTtgctatttttttcttttcaggcGGATTTTACCGTGAAAGTTTTGGACAGCTATTGTGTATCTTCAATGATTCCGGGGAAATTTTTTCTGTGCAAACGAAATTTATTCTGTCTGTTGGAAAAATTTTCTTGACTTGAAGGAGAAAATAGATTTCATCTGTAAAGAGTTTTTTAGTCTTAAACGCGCTGCAATAATGCATTTGTTGATGTGGTTGGagtttaagagttttttttatgaACTATTTCGTAGGTATGTCTTTTCCACATGCTCATAGAGAGTCTTAATGTCGCCTTGGGATATTGGAAATAGAGGCGGAAGGATAGTGCAGGAAAGGGTTTGTCTTAGAAATctatttcaaagaaatttattttaaagtaattttaagcCCCTTTTTCTAAGTTTCAGAAATTTCAAAATGCATTAGAAATCTATTTTTCCTGAATTTTGTTCCCTGGAATATTTTCCAAAGAAGCAGCAGTACCTGTTTCTCCTTCAGTTCTGGTTGGCATATCAATCACCCAAAGACTAATATATTTTGGATTTGATATATGTAGTAACTAGTAAGTACTTCTGCCAAATTGGCTTGGCCTGTGCTCTATTATAGGTTGGATTATATGTTTGCTCGGTTTCAGATTTGTTGTTGGGTCATTTTTACTGTGGTACAAATTTGATTCAGTTTTGTTAACCACTTAAATTGGTTTTTTAGTAGTGATTGGCAATTTTTATAGATCTGTATCATAGGTTGGAGATTTCTAATGCTTAGTTGATTAGTAGAtcttttgttgtctttttcCTTCAACTAATTTATGTTTGACATTTGCTTGAAGTTTCATCCCAATTctctcttcttatttttatccttttctGTTTTCCACATTCTAGTGCTACAGCCATTAGATTTCAACTTGTAGCATCTTCATGCTCAAGATTTAATGTGTTGTTTGGatgtttataattttgtttcataatATCTATAGGCcattattactttttagttGCAGCTTTCATAGTAATCACTGCTCTTTGAACTTGCATCATTtaagttttcctttttatttagttcCGCATGAATGCTCATTTTAGGGCATTGTGTCTCATTCTTTTGAATATGAAATGGAATAAtgtttatattatgttttattttttccctccaccctcctttttttttcaacagagtttcttatgttcatgtatcattaatattttttggcAGAGATGGCAATGCAAACAGAAGATTCTTCCCCTGGCCCCAGTGCTGAAGTGGTCGGGAATGTGTTTGTGGAACAGTATTACCTCGTTCTTTATCAATCCCCAGAACTGGTTTACAGATTTTATCATGATTCTAGTGTGCTAAGCCGACCTGGGCCTGATGGTGTAATGACAACAGTGACAACCTCAGAAGTAAGTTTGTGAGAAAAATGTTAGTCATTATATGTGTTCTTGACTGGGCTTATCAAGGATACCATAAATCTTTTTGTAAAG is a genomic window of Vitis riparia cultivar Riparia Gloire de Montpellier isolate 1030 chromosome 1, EGFV_Vit.rip_1.0, whole genome shotgun sequence containing:
- the LOC117913702 gene encoding asparagine synthetase domain-containing protein 1 isoform X2; its protein translation is MCGIGVIISGVRIGSSSPISHSTSPVSSAFSVDDLKAALGRRGPDSLGCKKIFLHPTVSGEECVELRYCGDKCDRTFFAKGELHFIGATLQLRGVNPITQPLVDESGNILVYNGEIFGGIHVGSDSNDAEILLQSLGKCCTCGSHGHTTACNYSGLGKSSIPELLSTIKGPWAIIYWQVTSSDFEVENGITSINFWDELSCGVYSVSIGSSKADKCLLGEVKKHEWTNPILKELVKWERTYVEPKPAELHFMIPSKQPDVHSICLERKPSGLGAMQTSVPVPAQTVLIALRESMMRRTTQSAIFPAVTCDLQQEELVPVAILFSGGLDSMILAALLDECLQPSYGIDLLNVSFDGQSAPDRISAKAGLKELQRISPLRRWKLVEVDADLSKLTQETKHVMSLINPAKTYMDLNIGIALWLAAGGDGWVHEEIGEIDNDNYQRVKYKSKARILLVGSGADEQCAGYGRHKTKYRSGSWLGLNEEMKLDMQRIWKRNLGRDDRCIADNGKEARFPFLDEDVIRTLLDIPLWEVANLDQPSGTGDKKILREVAQMLGIYEAATLPKRAIQFGSRIARESNRKNFGSNRAANQASAGSVVIYGTSNLT
- the LOC117913702 gene encoding asparagine synthetase domain-containing protein 1 isoform X3, whose product is MCGIGVIISGVRIGSSSPISHSTSPVSSAFSVDDLKAALGRRGPDSLGCKKIFLHPTVSGEECVELRYCGDKCDRTFFAKGELHFIGATLQLRGVNPITQPLVDESGNILVYNGEIFGGIHVGSDSNDAEILLQSLGKCCTCGSHGHTTACNYSGLGKSSIPELLSTIKGPWAIIYWQDSSRTMWFGRDAFGRRSLLVHWPNLEDCRFLLSSVSPISSVEQSSDFEVENGITSINFWDELSCGVYSVSIGSSKADKCLLGEVKKHEWTNPILKELVKWERTYVEPKPAELHFMIPSKQPDVHSICLERKPSGLGAMQTSVPVPAQTVLIALRESMMRRTTQSAIFPAVTCDLQQEELVPVAILFSGGLDSMILAALLDECLQPSYGIDLLNVSFDGQSAPDRISAKAGLKELQRISPLRRWKLVEVDADLSKLTQETKHVMSLINPAKTYMDLNIGIALWLAAGGDGWVHEEIGEIDNDNYQRVKYKSKARILLVGSGADEQCAGYGRHKTKYRSGSWLGLNEEMKLDMQRIWKRNLGRDDRCIADNGKEISFLG
- the LOC117913702 gene encoding asparagine synthetase domain-containing protein 1 isoform X1, translating into MCGIGVIISGVRIGSSSPISHSTSPVSSAFSVDDLKAALGRRGPDSLGCKKIFLHPTVSGEECVELRYCGDKCDRTFFAKGELHFIGATLQLRGVNPITQPLVDESGNILVYNGEIFGGIHVGSDSNDAEILLQSLGKCCTCGSHGHTTACNYSGLGKSSIPELLSTIKGPWAIIYWQDSSRTMWFGRDAFGRRSLLVHWPNLEDCRFLLSSVSPISSVEQSSDFEVENGITSINFWDELSCGVYSVSIGSSKADKCLLGEVKKHEWTNPILKELVKWERTYVEPKPAELHFMIPSKQPDVHSICLERKPSGLGAMQTSVPVPAQTVLIALRESMMRRTTQSAIFPAVTCDLQQEELVPVAILFSGGLDSMILAALLDECLQPSYGIDLLNVSFDGQSAPDRISAKAGLKELQRISPLRRWKLVEVDADLSKLTQETKHVMSLINPAKTYMDLNIGIALWLAAGGDGWVHEEIGEIDNDNYQRVKYKSKARILLVGSGADEQCAGYGRHKTKYRSGSWLGLNEEMKLDMQRIWKRNLGRDDRCIADNGKEARFPFLDEDVIRTLLDIPLWEVANLDQPSGTGDKKILREVAQMLGIYEAATLPKRAIQFGSRIARESNRKNFGSNRAANQASAGSVVIYGTSNLT